The Litoribrevibacter albus genome segment AAAGCAATGTAAGAATAACGGTCTGAAAGAAGGTGAATTGGAGTTACCTGAAGCGTCTCTTCGCCACCTTATTCGTCACTACACCCGTGAATCAGGTGTGCGTGGTTTAGAACGTGAAATTGCCAAGGTGTGCCGAAAAGTGGTCAAAGCTGCCGCTTTGGGCAAAGAGGCGGTTGCAGAAGTTCAGCCAGAAGCGTTGGAAGATTTGATTGGTGTGCAGAAGTTCAAATACGGTATCGCTGAAGAAGAGAACAAGGTTGGTCAGGTGACTGGCTTAGCCTGGACTCAGGTTGGTGGTGAACTGTTGACGATTGAAGCTGTAACTATGCCTGGTAAGGGAAGAACGATCAAGACTGGTTCTCTTGGTGATGTGATGCAGGAGTCTATTCAAGCTGCTACAACGGTTGTTCGTAGTCGTTCCAAGGTACTTGGAATTCCTGAAGACTTCTATGAGAAGCAAGATCTGCATATCCATGTGCCAGAAGGTGCTACTCCGAAAGATGGACCTAGCGCGGGTACGGCAATGTGTACAGCAATGGTGTCGGTTTTAACTGGCGTTCCTGTTCGTTGTGATGTAGCAATGACCGGTGAAATTACCCTACGTGGACAAGTCTTACCGATTGGTGGGTTAAAAGAGAAATTACTCGCTGCTCATCGTGGTGGAATTAAAACGGTTATTATTCCTGATGATAATATTCGCGATTTGAAAGAAATTCCTGAACATATTAAGGAAGATTTGGAAATTAGAGCGGTAAAATGGATTGATGAAGTCCTTGATATTGCTCTTGAATACTTGCCTGAGCCTGGAAATGAAAGCATTAATGAGGCTTCAGCGGAGGCTGAAAATGGCAATGACCGTATAAATGCACATTAAATTACAAAAAAGTTGCCTCAAAGTGAAAAAAAAGTGCTTTGAGGCAGTTACTTTTGTTTGGATTTAGGTAAAATAACTCGCACTTAAATAAGAAACTGAGCGTGCTAAGGACAGATAAACTCTAGCCTCTCTCGTGCTTGACAGGGTAGACAGGTAGTTGTTATAAATTTTGTTCCTTTGTGAATAATCATAAGCACCACAGGGAATTCTTAGATCAGTTTATTAGATTGCTGACTTTTTAAAGGGGAATATTGTGAATAAGTCTGAATTAATCGAAGCTATTGCAGAATCTGCTGACATCACTAAAGCTGAAGCCGGTCGTGCTTTGGATGCTACAATCTCTGCAATCACTGGCGCACTACAAGATGGTGATCAAGTTGCGTTGGTTGGCTTTGGTACTTTTTCTGTTAAAGAGCGTGCTGCTCGTACTGGTCGTAACCCTCAAACAGGTGCACCAATTGAAATTGCCGCTGCTAAGATTCCTGGCTTTAAAGCAGGTAAAGCGTTGAAAGACGCTGTAAACTAATTTTTAAATAGTTAGTTTACTTGGGATTCAGGAGCAGTAGTTCAGTTGGTTAGAATACCGGCCTGTCACGCCGGGGGTCGCGGGTTCGAGTCCCGTCTGTTCCGCCAAGATTAGGGCGCATCAACTGATGCGCCTTTTTCATATTTACTTCAAGTGATTGCTTAATATAAGAAAAATCATTTCAGAGATAGGATTAGCTAGGTTTAGCCATGCTGCAGAGTATCAGGAATAATACGCAGAGCCTGTTTGCCAAAATTTTGGTGGGCTTGATTGTTGTGGTTTTTGCCCTTTGGGGTGTTGACGCAATTGTTGGTAGTTTTAATGGTCCTAAACCGGCCGCTACGGTTAATGGACAGGACATTGATGAGCTTAAAGTTCAACGTGCAGTAGAGCTTAGAAAGCGTGAGCTGTATTCCCGTTTTGGAGAGAGCTTTGATCCATCGTTGATTGATGATGGATTATTACGTAATGCAGCTCTCGAAGAGCTTATTAATCGAACAATTCTTTCTTCTGATGCTGAAGACCAAGGTCTGACCTTTTCAGATCAAGCGTTGGATCAGATGATTGTCAGCGCACCTAGTTTTCAGGTTGACGGAAAATTCTCGGAAGATGCTTATGATGCGGCTATTCGCAGTCTAGGTTATACGAGATCTTCTTTCCGAGACATGGCTCGCCAGGATATGGTTGTTGGCCAAATTCGTGGTGGATTATCTGCGACGTCTTTTGTTACTGAGCGTGAAGCAAAGCAAGTAGCAAAATTGGAACAGCAACGTCGTGACTATGCATTCACTACTATTGCTCGTTCGGCATTGGAAGCGTCTGTTGAGCTAACTGACGAACAGATTGAAGCCTATTACCAGGAAAATACCTCTAAATATCGGACTGAAGAACAGGTAAAAGTGGAATACATTGCTTTATCTGTTGATGATTACACTGGCAAAGTTGAAATCAAAGAAGAAGACCTAAAAGCGCTTTACAACGAAAGCATCGAGGAAATGGAAGAGACGGAAGAGCGTAAAGCTTCTCATATTCTGATTGCTGTCGATGATGAAACGTCGGAAGAAGCGGCCATCGCTAAATTGAATGACGTTAAGGCTCGAGTGCAAAATGGTGAGAGCTTTGATGATTTAGCGAAAGAAATGTCTGATGATCCAGGTTCAGCTCAACAAGGTGGTGACCTTGGGTTTGCTGGTAAGGGTACTTATGTTGAGCCTTTTGAGAATGCCTTGTTTGCGATGAATGTAGGTGATTTATCCGAGCCGGTTGTTACTCAATTTGGTGTGCATTTAATCAAGTTAAATGATGTTCGTACCCAAGGAATTCCTACTTACGATGAGTTAAAACCTCGTCTTGAACAGGATCTACGCTTGGCTGAAGCGAAGACTGAATTTGTTGCTGCTGGTGAAGAGCTATCTAACAGTGCATTCTCTGCTGATACGCTTCAGGAAGTAGCGAAAGAGCTGTCTTTGCAAGTTGTGACCACTGAGTTGTTCACTCGTGACGGTGGCGCAGATCAGGTAACCAGTAATCCTCAGATTATTAATCAGGTCTTCAATGAGGAATTCATTCAAGAAGGTCGTCCTAGCGATTTGATTGAATTAAGTGATGAACAATCCTTAGTGATTCGAGTGGTTGACCATGTGGTTCCTGAAACTCTTGCTCTGGCGGAAGTTAAGGATCAAGTGGTTCAGGCGTTGACTAAGCAAGTGGCTCAGCAAAAAGCTCGTGACCTTGCTGATGAATTACTAACTCATTTGAGAGCAGGCGGAGAGCTGACTCAGTTTGAGGCTCAGTCAGATTTGACTTGGTCTGTAATTGAGCAAGCAGGTCGTACAGATTCAAGTGCTAATGCTTCGATTAACAACAAGGCGTTCTCACTAGGTCTCAACGAAGGAAGTAAGAGCTATGATAGAGAAGTATTGCCAAATGGCGATGTTGTCGTGCTTCGTTTGGATGCTGTGAGCAATGTTGATGATTTGGATGAGCAGGATCTAGACAATGCTCAACAGATGCTAGCGAATCAATTGGCTCGTGCTGAATATCAGGCGTACCAACGCTCTTTACGAGATCGAGCTGAAATCGAGCGTTAATACTCTCTGTCCCGAGCTAATGTTTTAGTTCGGACGCAAAAAAAACCGCCCTAAACTAGGGCGGTTTTTTTATGAATCGAACTTTTAATTCTTAATGGAGACCAAAAATACGATTTCTGGTTTTTTCGCGATCGAAAGGCTTACCTTCATCAATGGCTTCGTAACGTGCATCGTCTAGTAGTTGGAATTTTTCGATTTCTTCGTCGGGCATGTAATGTAGGCAGTCTCCACCGAAATACCAAAGTAAATCTCTGGCCCAGCATTCGGTAAGTTCTGGGTATTTTGCGATTTGTTGAGTAACAAGCTTTTGGCCTGCAAAGACATGATTAGGTTCGATATGAACCATGTCTTTAATCAATTGTTCAAAGGCTGCCAGAAATGTGATGGCATCTTGATCAAGTTCCTGACCTTTAAAAGGTTCTTTGTCACGAAAGGCTTCGTAGCTTTGTTTAAGTAGCCGTAAATGAAAGAGAAGGTTTTCTTGTTCAGTTTCCGGGAGTTGGGCAAAGCGTGATTCGCTCATGAATAACCTTTAATTAATTAAGTGCATGTGAAAATATCAAGCATGCTATTATAACCTCTATTTTTTGAAATTTTAGTTCCTATGTTTGCACTTGAAATAAATGGGTTAGAAAAAACCTACGCTAACGGTACTCAGGCACTCAAGGGGATTTCCCTGACGGTTGCTAAAGGGGATTTTTTTGCCTTACTTGGCCCTAATGGCGCAGGTAAATCTACCACGTTGGGTATTGTTTCTTCATTGGTGAATAAGTCTTCCGGCTCGGTAAAGGTGATGGGATTCGATCTGGATAAAGAGCGAGTTCAGGCCAAGATGAAACTTGGGGTTGTCCCTCAGGAGTTTAACTTTAATCAGTTTGAAAAAGTCTTTGATATTGTTGTTACTCAAGCTGGCTATTACGGTATTTCGGCAACTGTAGCTAAAGAGCGAGCGGAAACATATTTAAGAAAACTAGGCTTATGGGATAAACGCGATACGCCGGCTCGAATGCTGTCTGGCGGAATGAAACGTCGTTTGATGATTGCCCGAGCCTTGATTCATGAACCGGATGTTTTGATTTTGGATGAGCCTACAGCCGGTGTTGATATTGAACTCAGGCGTTCAATGTGGACTTTTCTTCAAGAAATAAATCAGCAGGGCATTACCATTATTTTAACCACGCATTATCTGGAAGAGGCCGAAGCCCTGTGTCGAAATATTGCCATTATCGATCAAGGTGATATTTTGGTTGATTGTCCTATGCGTGAATTATTAGGGCAAATGAATAAGCAGACCATAGTCTTAGACGTCGACTCAAATCGGCTTGATGAGATTTCGTTGCCTGATTTTCCTCTAACGGTAGTGGACGAACACACCCTCGAAGTTGTTATCACCAAGGATCAATCCTTAAATGATTTGTTCCACCAACTAACAGAGCAAGCGGTGGTTGTTTCAAGTTTCAGAAATAAATCGAATCGTTTGGAAGAGATGTTTGTATCCTTGTTGGATCGAACACCAACTGAAACATCAGTCGGGCAGTAGGAATAGATCATGGGTGCAAGAGCAAATTGGATCGCCTTCTGGACGATCATTGTAAAAGAAGTAAGACGTTTTTCTCGAATCTGGGGGCAGACTATCTTGCCACCGGCCATAACCATGACCCTCTATTTTATTATTTTTGGCAACCTGATCGGTTCCCGAATTGGTGAAATGGGCGGATACAGCTATATGGAGTTTATTGCTCCTGGCTTGATCATGATGTCAGTGATTACTAACTCTTATTCAAATGTGGTTTCTTCATTTTTTGGGAACAAGTTCCAGCACAGCGTTGAAGAGCTTCTGGTATCACCGATTCCTAACTGGATTATCTTGCTTGGCTTTACTCTGGGTGGTGTTGCTCGAGGCTTAGCGGTTGGTTTGATCGTTACTCTGGTTGCCCTGTTTTTTGTGGATTTGCCACTTTATAGCTTGTCGATCATTGCTCTTACGGTGTTTTTTACCGCGTTTTTGTTCTCGCTGGGGGGCTTTCTCAACGCGCTTTTTGCAACGACGTTTGATGATATTTCTATTGTTCCTACCTTTGTTTTGACGCCGTTAACGTATTTGGGTGGGGTCTTCTATTCTATTAAGCTTTTACCTGAGTTCTGGCAGAGTGTTTCGACACTTAATCCTATACTTCACATGGTGAATGCATTTCGCTATGGCTTCCTGGGTATCACTGACATTGATTTGGTGCTTGCTTTAGGGATGATTTTTCTTACGTCAATTATCTTGTTTGGTGTCTGTTTGCACTTGCTGAATAAAGGCGTTGGAATTCGACAGTAGTTTTTTTGGTTTTGTGTTTATATCCAATATTCGATAGGAAAGGTTAAGTTTGTATGGGTGGTAGAGAAGTAGATTCTTCGTTAGGTAAAGACGTTGAATATGAGTTTAATTATAACCCTGAATTGTTATTCCCGATTCGTCGTCAGGAAGGTCGTGATCGAGTAGGTATTGATTCTCAGCATCTGCCTTTTGAAGGTATCGATATTTGGACAGGCTTTGAGATCTCATGGTTGAACGCTAAGGGCAAGCCCGTAGTTCGTGTGGCAGAGTTTACCTTACCGTCTAACACTCCTAATCTTATCGAATCGAAATCTTTCAAACTTTATTTGAACTCCTTTAACCAGACTGTCTTTGAATCAGAGCAAAAAGCAGTTGAGGCTATGCAGCGAGATTTGTCGGAAGCGGCTGGCGGGAAGGTTGGCGTTGCTCTGTATCCTGTCGATAGTGAGCATTTGAACTGTTCTCAGCTCACAGGGGAGTGTGTGGACGAATTAGACGTGTCTGTAGATGTCTATGAGCCAGATCCTGGATTATTGGTGTCTGATGCGGATGAACAGGTATCAGAGGTGCTCTACAGTCACTTGTTAAGATCAAACTGTCCTGTGACCGGTCAACCAGATTGGGGAACCTTGGTTGTCCATTATACCGGGAACAAGTTGGATCGGGAGGCGTTTTTAAAGTACGTTATCTCGTTCAGGCAGCACACAGGCTTCCACGAGCAATGTGTTGAGCAAGCGTTTGTCGATATTAAAAAGGCGACAAACGCCAAAGAGTTGGTGGTGTATGCGCGTTATTTGAGGCGTGGCGGGCTAGATATCAACCCTTACCGTTCAATGAATGGACCTTTGCCGTCTGAGTGTTTACAGCATCGTTTCCATCGTCAATAAGTTCTTTAAACGGGTCGTTGCTCTCAAACTCCACTTGCTCGCGTATTTTGGCCGTAGCAGATTCTAATGCAGCAAGGACCCGTTCTTTATCCCTCGCCTGAAGCTTCTCTTCGTCTAGATACATAGAGAAGCCATCTAGTTGATGTTCCATATATCCGCTTTCACAGCCCAGTTCTTTACGGAAACCAACTACTTGGTAGATTGGGAGAGGGCGGCTGAAGCCTTTTACCTGAATCTCCCCTTTATCACGGCACATGACCGTGTCTTTGATCAAAGAGAAGGTTTCATAAGACAGTAGAATCTCGCCTGCATCTGCTAGGCTTTCCAGTCGGCTGGCCAAATTCACTTCTTTGCCGACAATGGTGTAGTCCATTCGCTGCTCAGCACCAAAGTTGCCAACCGTACAATAACCGGTGTTGATTCCCATGCGAATTTGAAGAGGCGTTTTAATGCCTTGGCTACTCCATTTTTGTTGGAGAACTTTCATGTGTTTACGCATGGCAATTGCCATCGCTACGCATTTTTGGGCGTCGGCTTTGGTGCCTTCTGAGGTTGGGTCACCAAAGAAAATCATCAAGCTGTCACCGATGAATTTATCAATAGTACCGCCATGCTTTAATGCAATATCACACATGTCGGTGAGGTATTGGTTCAGTAGTTCAGTCAGTACTTCCGGTTCAAGTTCGTCTGAAAGCTGAGTAAAGCCTTTAATATCGCTGAAAAAAACCACTAGCTTCTTGCGTTGAGTCTCTAGGGCGACGTCTTTCTTTCCGGAAAAAATGGTTTGCCACACTTGAGGTGCCAGATACTTCGACATTTTTAATGCCAGTTCATTTGCTCTGGATTGTTGGCATTCAATTTCTTGTTTGGCGTTGTAGAGCATGTTTGCCTGGATGTGAATGTAATAGGCCGCAACTGAGAGGAATACCATTGTTCCGATGCTATACGCAATGCTTACAACCAGTGGGGCATGTTGTACAAACTTGAAGCCAAATATGGAAGAAAGAATAAAGGAAACAGCGATGAGTGTTGCGTTGCCGGTAAGTAATAGTCGAATGCCTCCGGCCACAATCAAAGCAAAGCTGAGCATAGTGATTAATAAGATGGAGGGGGCAAGCGAGAATTGTATCCAGAATAACCACACGCCACCGTAGATGGCGTCCATATGCAGTGCAATGAAACGGCTGGTAGTAATCCGTTTTATATTACTGCTTTGAAGAATGGCGTGCAGGATATGCGGATAGATAATCGCAAACGTGACCATATACCACGCTGATTGTGGATAGTGATCATTGAAAATCCCGACCGTAATGGCAAACGCACCAGCCAGATAGGCAATGGTTCTAATGTAGTAATCAGCATTCGAAAAAAGCTGTTCGATCGTCGTTACGTGTTTTACTTCTGAAGTGTTGTTATTTCCAAGCGACATTAATCGATAGCCTTTCATTAAAACTTTATTTTACCAGTAAGCACATCTTTCAGCATGACCCAATCACCCACAAAACTATAAAAAGGGTATTTGAAAGTTGCTGGCTTATTGTGTTCAAAGAAGAAATGTCCAACCCAGGCAAAGCCATAACCAAGAACAGGTAAAAGGAGAAACATCATAAAGTGTTGGGTAACCAAGATGTACATTAAAAGAGATAAAACAGACAGACTACCAATAACATGTAATCGACGGCAGGTTTGGTTTTGATGTTCGCCCAGATAAAACGGGTAAAATTCTGAAAAACTAGTGAATTCTTGATTTGTCGCCATAGAATTTCCTTTTATCGTTATAATGGATGGTCAGATCAAACACTAATTTGTCAGGCGGATGCCATTTTTTAGTGTCAGACCATAAACGCATCTCTTTATAGAAATGTGACGCAGGTCAAAAAATGTGATCTGATGAATATACTCTTTAGCACCGTAGGGTGCAATTCTTTAGCGTGATAAAATCCATCCGTTATAGAACTAATAAACAATCAGGTATGGAAATTTAATGGAAGCCCTAGAGTTACTTACCAGTCGAGTGTCTATTCCCAAATTAAGAGCGCCAGCACCATCAAAAGACGTTATGGCTCAATGTTATCAAGCAGCAATGAGAGCGCCCGATCACGGTCGTCTTAAGCCTTGGCGTTTTATTCATATCGAAGGTGATGGATTGGATCGGCTTGGGCAGCTGTATTTAGATGCAGAGAACTTTGATTCTGTTAAGGATGCAGGCATCGAAGTGTCTGAGGTGAGACAACAGAAGTTATTGTCTATGCCGAAAAGAGCGCCATTAATAGTGATAGTCGTGGCTAAGGTTGAACAGCACCCCAAGGTTCCTAGAGAGGAACAACTAATGGCCGCAGCATGTGCAGCGTACGGTTTGTCTGTTGCTGTATATGATCAAGGGTTTGGTTGTATGTGGCGCACGGGTGAATTGGCGTATCATCCTCTGGTCAAAACAGGGCTGGAACTGGAAGAAAACGAAGAAATCGTTGGTTATCTGTACATAGGAACGCCCGATTGCAGGCCTAAAACTCCAAAACCTGAAGATCTTAGTCAGTTTGTTAAAACTTTCTGACAATATTCCCCAAATGCTATTGATTTTAATCTTTGAATTCGATAACTTAGCGCACCTCAAAAGGTGAGGTGTCTGAGTGGTCGAAAGAGCACGCCTGGAAAGTGTGTGTACGGAAACGTACCGAGGGTTCGAATCCCTCCCTCACCGCCAAAATTTATAAAGGCCCCGGTTTATGCCGGGGCTTTTTCGTATCTGAAAGCACGAAAGAGGGAAGGGTGAGGAGCCTCGTGGTTCGAGCCGAGCGAAGCGAGACAACGTTGGAGCGTGCGACGACGGCCCGAAGGGCATAGTAATCCCTCCCTCACCGCCATTACTTTTGTAATGAAGAGTTTCTAAAGCCTCGGTTTATGCCGGGGCTTTTTCGTTTCTACGAAGTTCAAAAGAGGGAAGGGTGAGAAATCTCGTGGTTCGAGCCGAGCGAAGCGAGACAACGTTGCTTTCTTTAAATAAGAGTACGACGACGGCCCGAAGGGCGCAGTAACCCCTTCCTCACCGCTATTTCGTGTCAGTTCAGTCGTAAGCGTCCTGCTTCAATCGTAGATTTTAATCGCTCAACCTCCTGACAAGCTGTGCTAAAAGCCGTTGGTTTCACTTTATCTCGCAAGAACTCATCATGTCTGTTTGTCCAAACGGTTATCACTCAAAACCGATTGGTTTTTATGGAGGGAAATTTGTATTTCAAATGAATAAACTTCGTGGGTGAATAATTAAAAACCTGACTTTTCGGACAGTTGGTGTTTACAGCTCATCTTTTGGGTTTTACCCTTCGTTGCTAATTTTTAAGAAAAGATGTCGTAGATCAGTTACTGATGGCGTTTTTTCATTAGCCTTGCCTTCTTAAATTCAACGATATTTTCCTTTTTTAGTATCTCTGATTTAGCTCTTTTGTTTCTTATCGATAGGTTAATGG includes the following:
- a CDS encoding HU family DNA-binding protein produces the protein MNKSELIEAIAESADITKAEAGRALDATISAITGALQDGDQVALVGFGTFSVKERAARTGRNPQTGAPIEIAAAKIPGFKAGKALKDAVN
- a CDS encoding SurA N-terminal domain-containing protein — its product is MLQSIRNNTQSLFAKILVGLIVVVFALWGVDAIVGSFNGPKPAATVNGQDIDELKVQRAVELRKRELYSRFGESFDPSLIDDGLLRNAALEELINRTILSSDAEDQGLTFSDQALDQMIVSAPSFQVDGKFSEDAYDAAIRSLGYTRSSFRDMARQDMVVGQIRGGLSATSFVTEREAKQVAKLEQQRRDYAFTTIARSALEASVELTDEQIEAYYQENTSKYRTEEQVKVEYIALSVDDYTGKVEIKEEDLKALYNESIEEMEETEERKASHILIAVDDETSEEAAIAKLNDVKARVQNGESFDDLAKEMSDDPGSAQQGGDLGFAGKGTYVEPFENALFAMNVGDLSEPVVTQFGVHLIKLNDVRTQGIPTYDELKPRLEQDLRLAEAKTEFVAAGEELSNSAFSADTLQEVAKELSLQVVTTELFTRDGGADQVTSNPQIINQVFNEEFIQEGRPSDLIELSDEQSLVIRVVDHVVPETLALAEVKDQVVQALTKQVAQQKARDLADELLTHLRAGGELTQFEAQSDLTWSVIEQAGRTDSSANASINNKAFSLGLNEGSKSYDREVLPNGDVVVLRLDAVSNVDDLDEQDLDNAQQMLANQLARAEYQAYQRSLRDRAEIER
- a CDS encoding PA2817 family protein, encoding MSESRFAQLPETEQENLLFHLRLLKQSYEAFRDKEPFKGQELDQDAITFLAAFEQLIKDMVHIEPNHVFAGQKLVTQQIAKYPELTECWARDLLWYFGGDCLHYMPDEEIEKFQLLDDARYEAIDEGKPFDREKTRNRIFGLH
- a CDS encoding ABC transporter ATP-binding protein, giving the protein MFALEINGLEKTYANGTQALKGISLTVAKGDFFALLGPNGAGKSTTLGIVSSLVNKSSGSVKVMGFDLDKERVQAKMKLGVVPQEFNFNQFEKVFDIVVTQAGYYGISATVAKERAETYLRKLGLWDKRDTPARMLSGGMKRRLMIARALIHEPDVLILDEPTAGVDIELRRSMWTFLQEINQQGITIILTTHYLEEAEALCRNIAIIDQGDILVDCPMRELLGQMNKQTIVLDVDSNRLDEISLPDFPLTVVDEHTLEVVITKDQSLNDLFHQLTEQAVVVSSFRNKSNRLEEMFVSLLDRTPTETSVGQ
- a CDS encoding ABC transporter permease translates to MGARANWIAFWTIIVKEVRRFSRIWGQTILPPAITMTLYFIIFGNLIGSRIGEMGGYSYMEFIAPGLIMMSVITNSYSNVVSSFFGNKFQHSVEELLVSPIPNWIILLGFTLGGVARGLAVGLIVTLVALFFVDLPLYSLSIIALTVFFTAFLFSLGGFLNALFATTFDDISIVPTFVLTPLTYLGGVFYSIKLLPEFWQSVSTLNPILHMVNAFRYGFLGITDIDLVLALGMIFLTSIILFGVCLHLLNKGVGIRQ
- the queF gene encoding NADPH-dependent 7-cyano-7-deazaguanine reductase QueF (Catalyzes the NADPH-dependent reduction of 7-cyano-7-deazaguanine (preQ0) to 7-aminomethyl-7-deazaguanine (preQ1) in queuosine biosynthesis), which translates into the protein MGGREVDSSLGKDVEYEFNYNPELLFPIRRQEGRDRVGIDSQHLPFEGIDIWTGFEISWLNAKGKPVVRVAEFTLPSNTPNLIESKSFKLYLNSFNQTVFESEQKAVEAMQRDLSEAAGGKVGVALYPVDSEHLNCSQLTGECVDELDVSVDVYEPDPGLLVSDADEQVSEVLYSHLLRSNCPVTGQPDWGTLVVHYTGNKLDREAFLKYVISFRQHTGFHEQCVEQAFVDIKKATNAKELVVYARYLRRGGLDINPYRSMNGPLPSECLQHRFHRQ
- a CDS encoding adenylate/guanylate cyclase domain-containing protein, producing MSLGNNNTSEVKHVTTIEQLFSNADYYIRTIAYLAGAFAITVGIFNDHYPQSAWYMVTFAIIYPHILHAILQSSNIKRITTSRFIALHMDAIYGGVWLFWIQFSLAPSILLITMLSFALIVAGGIRLLLTGNATLIAVSFILSSIFGFKFVQHAPLVVSIAYSIGTMVFLSVAAYYIHIQANMLYNAKQEIECQQSRANELALKMSKYLAPQVWQTIFSGKKDVALETQRKKLVVFFSDIKGFTQLSDELEPEVLTELLNQYLTDMCDIALKHGGTIDKFIGDSLMIFFGDPTSEGTKADAQKCVAMAIAMRKHMKVLQQKWSSQGIKTPLQIRMGINTGYCTVGNFGAEQRMDYTIVGKEVNLASRLESLADAGEILLSYETFSLIKDTVMCRDKGEIQVKGFSRPLPIYQVVGFRKELGCESGYMEHQLDGFSMYLDEEKLQARDKERVLAALESATAKIREQVEFESNDPFKELIDDGNDAVNTQTAKVHSLNGKG
- a CDS encoding DUF962 domain-containing protein is translated as MATNQEFTSFSEFYPFYLGEHQNQTCRRLHVIGSLSVLSLLMYILVTQHFMMFLLLPVLGYGFAWVGHFFFEHNKPATFKYPFYSFVGDWVMLKDVLTGKIKF
- a CDS encoding nitroreductase family protein; this encodes MEALELLTSRVSIPKLRAPAPSKDVMAQCYQAAMRAPDHGRLKPWRFIHIEGDGLDRLGQLYLDAENFDSVKDAGIEVSEVRQQKLLSMPKRAPLIVIVVAKVEQHPKVPREEQLMAAACAAYGLSVAVYDQGFGCMWRTGELAYHPLVKTGLELEENEEIVGYLYIGTPDCRPKTPKPEDLSQFVKTF